A portion of the Sphaerochaeta pleomorpha str. Grapes genome contains these proteins:
- a CDS encoding aminopeptidase: MSDQREQKLARLLVTYSVDLKKGESCLINAVDVPVSMAEALIREVYAAGGYPVVNVWSQRLERAMTEGATKESLDVWAGVDTYRMKKMDAFIGIRGIANVRELATVGEKANLVSTYYNTPVHMKTRLPHTRWVVLRYPTETMAMQASQGTVEFEEYFYRVCCDVDYKKMAEAMEKAKTYLDSVDKVHIVAPGTDLTFSVKGMGFIPCAGKMNIPDGEIYSCPIKDSVNGKIRYNCNSTYHGHCFSDISFQFKDGKIIEAHSDDDVLLNQVLDLDEGARYIGEFALGCNPQVLHPMDNTLFDEKISGSIHFTPGNAYDDCDNGNKSSVHWDLVQIQRKEYGGGEMWFDNELVRKDGVFVHPQLQCLNFTDGN; this comes from the coding sequence ATGTCCGATCAAAGAGAACAAAAACTAGCCAGGCTTCTGGTAACGTATTCAGTGGATCTGAAGAAAGGCGAATCCTGCCTTATAAATGCAGTCGATGTCCCTGTTAGCATGGCAGAGGCCTTGATCCGGGAAGTCTATGCAGCAGGTGGCTATCCTGTGGTGAACGTCTGGAGCCAGAGGCTCGAGCGGGCCATGACCGAGGGAGCTACCAAGGAATCGCTGGATGTCTGGGCCGGGGTCGATACCTACCGGATGAAAAAGATGGATGCCTTTATCGGGATCCGCGGCATTGCCAATGTCCGTGAATTGGCAACCGTGGGTGAGAAAGCCAACCTGGTAAGTACCTATTACAATACGCCGGTGCATATGAAAACCAGGCTCCCCCATACAAGATGGGTGGTTTTGCGCTATCCTACCGAGACGATGGCAATGCAGGCCTCCCAGGGCACGGTGGAATTTGAAGAATATTTCTATCGGGTCTGTTGTGATGTCGACTATAAGAAGATGGCAGAGGCCATGGAAAAGGCAAAGACCTATCTCGATTCTGTCGATAAAGTCCATATTGTGGCCCCGGGTACCGACCTTACGTTCTCCGTCAAAGGCATGGGGTTCATTCCCTGTGCCGGTAAGATGAACATACCCGACGGTGAGATTTATTCCTGCCCTATAAAGGATTCAGTTAACGGAAAGATCCGGTACAACTGTAACAGCACCTATCATGGGCATTGTTTCAGTGACATTTCCTTCCAGTTCAAGGACGGAAAAATCATAGAGGCCCATAGTGATGACGATGTGCTTCTCAACCAAGTCCTCGATTTGGATGAGGGTGCCAGGTATATCGGTGAGTTCGCCCTGGGATGCAATCCACAAGTACTCCATCCGATGGATAACACACTCTTTGACGAGAAGATCTCCGGCTCGATCCATTTTACTCCAGGCAATGCCTATGATGACTGCGACAACGGCAACAAATCATCGGTGCATTGGGATCTGGTGCAGATACAGAGGAAGGAGTATGGCGGAGGGGAGATGTGGTTCGACAATGAGCTTGTTAGAAAAGACGGGGTGTTTGTCCATCCGCAACTGCAGTGCCTGAATTTTACTGACGGAAATTGA
- a CDS encoding pseudouridine synthase, which translates to METDFTLSVVHEDPAFLVVDKQACLPTVPLKEDPPEKITLLSLVSKQYPEVLLACGQNAWEGGVLHRLDTATSGLVVIARTQEAYHSLKHIQKADLFWKEYVALSSLHTDVPRPGFPPYPYGDPVLGGGKEIAIGSLFRRYGENRREVRPVSMDSSKQLLDKTSGTWYITKVCYSGKTESGANQFTCRLSSGFRHQVRVHMAWSGWPLDGDTVYHGKQAPNLALRAVAVRFLHPVTQEQIEIRVQ; encoded by the coding sequence ATGGAAACAGATTTTACCCTATCAGTGGTACACGAAGACCCCGCTTTCCTTGTTGTGGATAAGCAGGCATGCTTGCCTACGGTTCCTTTAAAGGAAGATCCCCCAGAGAAAATTACACTTCTTTCCTTGGTGAGCAAACAATATCCTGAAGTGCTTCTGGCTTGTGGCCAGAATGCCTGGGAAGGCGGGGTCCTGCATCGTCTCGATACCGCGACCAGTGGCCTTGTTGTAATCGCCAGAACCCAAGAAGCCTACCATTCGTTGAAACACATCCAGAAAGCTGACCTTTTCTGGAAAGAATATGTAGCCCTTTCCAGCCTTCATACCGATGTGCCCAGGCCAGGGTTTCCCCCATACCCTTATGGAGACCCCGTCTTAGGCGGTGGCAAAGAGATTGCGATCGGAAGCCTTTTCAGACGCTATGGCGAAAACCGCAGGGAGGTAAGGCCGGTATCCATGGATAGTTCAAAACAACTTTTGGACAAGACCTCGGGTACATGGTATATTACCAAAGTCTGTTACAGCGGGAAGACAGAGTCAGGGGCCAATCAATTTACCTGTAGGCTTTCCTCAGGGTTCCGCCATCAAGTGCGGGTGCATATGGCTTGGAGCGGGTGGCCTTTGGACGGGGATACTGTCTATCATGGCAAACAGGCTCCAAACCTTGCTCTTAGGGCAGTAGCTGTAAGATTCTTGCATCCTGTTACCCAAGAACAGATAGAAATTCGCGTACAATAA
- a CDS encoding CBS domain-containing protein, with product MQEIPINTYTSPNVILELIYRLKVKDVMTKNLETATKETPLRKIQHIMREKQVTGLPIVQGKRLIGIVSMDDIIQALDKGYIEEKAQDHMTRNLIVLEDDMPISFAISYFDRFSYHRFPVLNKHKELVGMITSRDITSTLLVEINREIEELEKRTSTSSLSDEMNGEIHTYSILKNDFENAGYASTEIKKRLKKAGILPHIIRRAAIASYELEMNLVVHSDGGELIAEYTPQSVQITARDSGPGIPDLNNAMTPGWSTATEWIRSLGFGAGMGLPNVKSVSDAFSIESDMNGTTVISTIILHPKEEIENASK from the coding sequence ATGCAAGAAATACCCATAAACACCTATACGTCACCCAATGTAATTTTGGAACTCATTTACCGTCTGAAAGTAAAAGATGTAATGACGAAAAACCTTGAAACCGCTACCAAAGAAACCCCTTTGCGGAAAATCCAACACATCATGCGGGAAAAACAGGTTACAGGTCTTCCCATCGTGCAAGGAAAACGGCTTATAGGAATCGTGAGCATGGATGATATCATCCAGGCCCTCGACAAGGGGTACATAGAGGAAAAAGCCCAGGACCATATGACCAGGAACCTCATTGTACTCGAGGATGATATGCCTATTTCGTTTGCAATCAGTTACTTTGACCGGTTCTCTTACCATAGGTTTCCTGTATTGAACAAACACAAAGAGCTGGTCGGAATGATTACCAGCAGGGATATAACCAGTACCTTGCTAGTGGAGATCAACCGGGAAATCGAGGAGTTGGAGAAAAGGACAAGCACCTCGAGCCTCAGCGATGAAATGAACGGGGAAATCCATACCTACTCCATTCTGAAAAACGATTTTGAGAATGCAGGGTATGCAAGCACCGAAATCAAAAAAAGACTGAAAAAAGCAGGAATCCTGCCCCATATAATCAGGCGTGCTGCAATAGCTTCGTATGAACTGGAAATGAATCTGGTAGTACATAGCGACGGGGGGGAATTGATTGCCGAATACACACCCCAGTCAGTGCAGATAACAGCCAGGGACAGTGGACCGGGAATTCCTGACTTGAACAATGCAATGACGCCCGGCTGGTCGACTGCCACCGAATGGATCCGGTCTCTCGGTTTCGGTGCAGGAATGGGGTTGCCCAACGTAAAATCTGTTTCAGATGCGTTTTCCATCGAAAGTGATATGAATGGAACAACCGTTATTTCTACGATTATACTGCATCCAAAAGAGGAGATAGAAAATGCAAGCAAATGA
- a CDS encoding PHP domain-containing protein, translating to MLVKIDLHNHSCLSPCGSDDLTPALLSVEAMEQGIQILALTDHNCTRNLPAFAEACELCNLMGLYGIEVNTVEDVHVLVLFEKLQDAMEFGSFIEFLLPPIYNKPNLFGMQNIVNLEGEIIGTVDKLLISTSGISFNDVIEEGLSRDALVIPAHIDRNANSALANLGFLPDLPYSAVEAIRVPVAADIHGKTLLTGSDAHYLQHVGRRACYLEIPTLTFAGLKQGLASGKVSYTHP from the coding sequence ATGCTTGTAAAAATTGATCTCCACAACCATTCCTGCCTATCCCCCTGTGGGAGCGATGACCTTACCCCTGCACTGCTGAGTGTCGAAGCGATGGAACAAGGGATACAGATTCTCGCTCTCACCGACCATAACTGTACGCGCAACCTCCCCGCCTTCGCAGAGGCCTGCGAGCTCTGCAACCTCATGGGCCTGTACGGGATTGAAGTCAACACCGTCGAGGATGTCCATGTGCTCGTCCTGTTTGAAAAACTGCAGGATGCCATGGAATTCGGTTCATTCATCGAGTTTCTACTCCCCCCGATCTATAATAAACCGAACTTGTTCGGCATGCAGAATATCGTGAACCTGGAAGGGGAAATTATTGGCACAGTAGACAAATTGCTCATCTCGACAAGCGGGATCAGCTTCAATGATGTCATAGAAGAAGGCCTGAGTCGGGACGCACTCGTCATCCCGGCACATATTGACAGGAACGCCAACAGCGCACTTGCCAACCTGGGGTTCCTTCCCGACCTTCCCTACAGTGCAGTTGAGGCAATCAGAGTCCCCGTCGCTGCCGATATCCATGGAAAAACCCTTCTTACCGGTTCCGATGCCCATTACCTGCAGCATGTAGGACGCAGAGCCTGTTATCTTGAAATCCCAACCCTTACGTTTGCAGGCCTGAAACAGGGACTTGCCTCAGGAAAGGTTTCCTACACCCACCCGTAA
- a CDS encoding Bax inhibitor-1/YccA family protein, producing the protein MTEKKASMLENVFVRERSIVKNVYLWMTAGLGITGIVAFFVASNPSLMKALIGNSMGFILLVVGEFALVFYLSARLNKMSQTSAIAAFLAYSVLTGVLLSTIFVAYAGVVIYKTFLTTALMFAGMSIYAMTTKRDLSGLGYYLRMGLWGLIIASMMNMFFRSAGFDYLLSFVGVAIFLGLTAFDTRKIIEMNNQYGSSMDEEEFTKVSILGALTLYLDFLNLFLYLLRIFGRSNNR; encoded by the coding sequence ATGACTGAAAAGAAAGCTTCAATGCTTGAAAATGTATTTGTACGGGAACGAAGTATCGTAAAGAATGTATATCTCTGGATGACTGCAGGTTTAGGCATCACAGGGATAGTGGCCTTTTTTGTTGCCAGCAACCCCTCTTTGATGAAGGCGCTTATCGGAAATAGCATGGGGTTCATCCTTCTGGTCGTAGGTGAGTTCGCCCTAGTCTTTTACCTGAGTGCACGCCTGAACAAAATGAGCCAGACCAGTGCCATCGCGGCCTTTCTGGCTTATTCGGTGTTGACCGGGGTTTTGCTCAGCACCATATTCGTTGCGTATGCAGGGGTCGTAATCTATAAGACATTCTTGACCACTGCGTTGATGTTTGCAGGGATGAGTATCTATGCAATGACAACCAAACGGGATCTGTCCGGCCTCGGCTATTATTTACGAATGGGCCTGTGGGGCTTGATCATTGCCTCAATGATGAATATGTTCTTCCGTTCTGCTGGTTTTGACTACCTGCTGAGTTTCGTTGGTGTGGCTATCTTCCTTGGCCTTACCGCATTCGATACGCGAAAGATTATTGAGATGAACAACCAGTATGGATCTTCCATGGACGAGGAGGAGTTTACGAAGGTGAGCATACTCGGCGCACTGACCCTCTATCTGGATTTCTTGAACTTGTTTTTGTATCTGCTCCGTATTTTCGGACGGTCAAACAACAGATAA
- a CDS encoding MATE family efflux transporter, with the protein MKFPLSQEARQINKEIFKLSLPTMSGSLFQAFYDIVDMVWIGMINTQAVAAATIFVTLFWVIEILNEVVGTSSISMLSQYYGSGDLEKTRDASEQTFVFKALLGVIGAIIMMILLPPFFHLYSSDPKVITYGLRYGYIRIVFLPVFFSSFTVNTIFRCTGDAKTPMRLLIISSLLNLLLDPLLMFDVIPGTSIHGLGWGMVGAAVATVISVTFSFTVGFFLLVTGRAPIKIRSKGIFHLDWAVDRKLLTIGLPSGLNLLLRNVVTFVILKLVSYYGTGAIAVLGIANRIYQFGAMPSSGLGMGSGILVGQALGSEEVLKSRHIVFLTSANGLVFSLLSSVAFFIFPRQLLSLFLGKGDINLFDGIGLMYVYGLSLMVLSLMSGLGAAFFGSGKTHPILYASLISQWCFQVPYALFVTLVLHLPVTYLWVAYFIGDFIECVGMYIYYRKGEWTQHRV; encoded by the coding sequence ATGAAATTCCCACTTTCACAAGAAGCGAGGCAAATCAACAAAGAGATATTCAAATTGAGTTTGCCTACTATGTCAGGCTCATTGTTCCAGGCCTTCTATGATATTGTCGATATGGTCTGGATAGGCATGATTAATACCCAGGCTGTGGCAGCTGCAACAATCTTTGTTACCTTGTTCTGGGTGATAGAGATCCTCAATGAAGTCGTAGGGACAAGCAGCATATCCATGCTGAGCCAATACTATGGGTCAGGTGACTTGGAAAAAACCCGTGATGCAAGTGAACAGACGTTTGTGTTCAAGGCCTTGCTAGGCGTCATCGGGGCAATAATCATGATGATCCTCCTTCCCCCCTTCTTCCATTTGTACAGCAGCGACCCGAAAGTAATTACCTATGGGTTGCGCTACGGATATATCAGGATTGTATTTTTGCCAGTGTTCTTTTCCTCCTTCACGGTCAATACGATTTTCAGGTGTACCGGAGATGCCAAGACCCCCATGCGGTTGCTTATCATTTCCTCTTTGCTGAATCTCTTGCTCGACCCCTTGTTGATGTTTGATGTGATCCCGGGAACCTCAATCCATGGCTTGGGGTGGGGCATGGTAGGGGCAGCAGTTGCAACAGTTATCTCTGTTACCTTCAGTTTCACAGTAGGTTTTTTCCTGCTCGTAACAGGAAGGGCCCCTATCAAGATAAGGAGCAAGGGAATTTTCCATCTTGACTGGGCGGTAGACCGTAAGTTGCTCACCATAGGGCTTCCCAGCGGGCTTAACCTGTTGCTCAGGAATGTAGTTACGTTTGTAATATTGAAACTGGTCTCTTATTACGGAACAGGGGCTATAGCGGTTCTGGGTATTGCCAACCGCATATACCAGTTCGGGGCGATGCCTTCTAGCGGACTTGGAATGGGCTCTGGGATATTGGTGGGGCAGGCTTTGGGGTCGGAAGAGGTGTTGAAGTCAAGGCATATCGTGTTTTTGACCTCAGCAAACGGTTTGGTTTTTTCCCTCCTGTCGTCCGTGGCGTTTTTCATCTTTCCCCGGCAACTTCTTTCCCTCTTCCTTGGAAAAGGAGATATCAACCTGTTTGACGGCATAGGCCTTATGTATGTCTATGGGTTGTCCCTGATGGTCCTCTCTTTGATGAGCGGCCTGGGCGCAGCCTTCTTTGGTTCCGGGAAAACCCATCCCATCCTGTATGCATCCTTGATCTCCCAATGGTGCTTCCAGGTTCCCTATGCACTGTTTGTGACACTTGTACTCCATCTTCCGGTCACCTATCTGTGGGTTGCCTACTTTATCGGTGACTTTATCGAATGTGTGGGGATGTATATCTATTACCGCAAGGGCGAATGGACCCAGCATAGGGTTTGA
- a CDS encoding AAA family ATPase, whose amino-acid sequence MNLFESATAETGEKNQPLAYRMRPRSLEEYIGQEHIIGKGRLLRRAIQADQLSSVIFYGPPGTGKTTLARVIANTTKRHFSTLNAVLSGVKELRYEIEEAKSRLDHYNQRTILFVDEVHRWNKSQQDALLPWVENGTIILIGATTENPYFEVNAALVSRSRIFQLKSLTDKDLHNIVEQTINDKERGYGAYRVSFEQGAKEHLVEVANGDARSLLNALQLAVETSVEVFPPPLGTAIFISKEAAEESIQQKAVLYDKEGDYHFDVISAFIKSVRGSDPDASLYWLAKMVSAGEDPKFIFRRMLISACEDVGLADPQAIVVVEADAQAFERIGFPEGRFHLTHAALYLATAPKSNSTLGFFDALKGVEQEARAEVPNHLRDGNRDAKGFGHGEGYLYPHAYQDHWVAQQYLPSSLQGKVFYQPGKLGYEKQIHDQVLERREEQLESSAPDAFVENLTYSPGDKERQQWLSRTTSERGAMLQKIRNELFSSLHFKRSDRVLVVNAGHGLLLWEAYRRTPEGFVVAQVNRDEQFEHINHYAKGLDAVEQPMVVKKPIAEVLASLEPGLKFEKIMGRNLLSHLVDDKGLLGMLSERISEEGILSIAETIPSQGSRLSQLVPPSSPIKQKLAEAEARIYGKQGSSLANWSTEDLAPAFQEFGWFSDIQEYDLFENRFITQNDISRWIGSSYSKAWDELGTKVSLAECLAELNALLAQKSFRWKHHTAIIRSARTLGVLGFQKDDATALQKGVQAWKETEAKSHFFK is encoded by the coding sequence ATGAATCTCTTCGAATCTGCTACGGCAGAAACCGGTGAAAAAAACCAACCGCTTGCCTACCGCATGCGGCCCCGTTCGCTTGAAGAATATATCGGCCAGGAACATATCATTGGCAAGGGCCGATTGCTCAGAAGGGCCATCCAGGCAGACCAGCTTTCCTCCGTTATCTTCTATGGGCCTCCAGGAACAGGGAAAACTACCTTGGCCCGTGTCATAGCAAACACTACAAAGCGTCATTTCAGCACGCTCAATGCTGTGTTGTCCGGGGTCAAAGAATTACGTTATGAAATTGAAGAGGCGAAAAGCAGGTTGGACCACTACAATCAGAGGACCATCCTCTTTGTAGATGAAGTGCATCGCTGGAACAAAAGCCAACAAGATGCCCTTTTGCCCTGGGTCGAGAACGGAACCATCATTTTAATCGGGGCTACGACCGAAAATCCTTATTTCGAAGTTAATGCCGCCTTGGTAAGCAGGTCGAGAATTTTCCAGCTCAAAAGCCTTACAGACAAGGATTTGCACAATATCGTCGAACAAACCATCAATGACAAGGAACGGGGATACGGCGCGTATAGGGTTTCTTTCGAGCAAGGCGCAAAAGAGCACCTGGTGGAGGTTGCCAACGGTGACGCGCGGAGTCTGCTCAACGCCTTGCAATTGGCTGTCGAAACCTCGGTGGAAGTTTTTCCTCCTCCTTTGGGTACAGCAATTTTCATAAGCAAGGAAGCAGCAGAGGAGAGTATCCAGCAAAAGGCCGTCCTCTATGACAAGGAAGGGGACTACCATTTCGATGTCATCAGCGCCTTTATAAAGAGTGTTAGGGGTAGCGACCCCGATGCTTCCCTCTACTGGCTTGCCAAAATGGTTTCGGCAGGGGAAGACCCCAAGTTTATTTTCCGCCGCATGCTGATCAGTGCCTGCGAGGATGTTGGTCTTGCAGACCCTCAGGCAATAGTTGTCGTCGAGGCCGATGCACAGGCATTCGAGAGAATTGGATTCCCCGAGGGTAGGTTTCACCTTACCCATGCGGCCCTCTATCTTGCTACAGCACCAAAAAGCAACTCTACCCTTGGTTTCTTCGACGCCCTCAAGGGGGTCGAGCAAGAGGCACGCGCCGAGGTACCGAACCATTTGAGAGACGGAAACAGGGATGCCAAGGGGTTCGGCCACGGGGAAGGTTACCTGTACCCCCACGCCTACCAGGATCACTGGGTAGCCCAGCAGTACCTGCCTTCATCGCTTCAAGGCAAGGTTTTCTACCAACCTGGGAAACTGGGATATGAAAAACAGATCCATGACCAGGTACTGGAGCGTCGTGAGGAACAGCTGGAAAGCAGCGCACCAGATGCCTTTGTGGAAAACCTGACCTACTCCCCGGGAGACAAAGAACGGCAACAGTGGCTGAGCAGGACGACGAGTGAACGGGGCGCCATGCTCCAGAAGATCCGTAATGAACTTTTCTCCTCCCTTCATTTCAAAAGAAGCGACCGGGTGCTGGTTGTAAACGCCGGACACGGCCTGCTTCTTTGGGAAGCCTACAGGAGAACCCCTGAGGGGTTTGTCGTAGCCCAGGTCAACAGGGACGAGCAGTTTGAACATATCAACCACTATGCAAAAGGGCTTGATGCAGTAGAGCAACCGATGGTGGTAAAAAAGCCTATCGCCGAAGTACTTGCCTCTCTCGAGCCGGGATTGAAGTTTGAGAAGATCATGGGGCGCAACCTGCTCTCCCATCTGGTAGATGACAAAGGATTGCTCGGTATGCTGTCAGAGCGAATCAGTGAAGAGGGAATACTGAGTATTGCAGAGACCATCCCCTCCCAAGGGTCCAGGCTTTCACAACTTGTCCCACCCTCCTCGCCTATCAAGCAGAAACTGGCCGAGGCTGAGGCACGTATCTATGGCAAGCAAGGCTCCTCTTTGGCAAACTGGTCAACAGAAGACCTAGCTCCTGCCTTCCAAGAATTTGGCTGGTTCTCCGATATACAGGAGTATGATCTGTTTGAAAACCGTTTCATTACCCAAAATGATATCAGTCGCTGGATTGGGTCCTCCTACAGTAAGGCCTGGGATGAACTGGGGACCAAGGTTTCCCTTGCAGAATGCCTTGCCGAGTTGAATGCCTTGCTTGCCCAAAAGAGCTTCCGATGGAAGCATCACACAGCCATCATTCGCTCTGCCAGGACCCTTGGGGTTCTTGGATTCCAGAAAGACGATGCAACGGCCTTACAAAAGGGAGTACAAGCCTGGAAGGAAACAGAGGCGAAAAGCCACTTTTTCAAATAG
- the tig gene encoding trigger factor: MGRKDEDSMIADKSIKELENSSVALTVTVTADTIEEGYKAALGKYAKDVQLKGFRKGKAPISVLEGKFGTAIREESTFNTIEEALKEALEATEDKYKPLSYSTPELQDEETLMPFKANSDITFTVHYDVMPTFALPTYTGLTVSVPKVSVSDEDVTKEIDKLRDQNAMVIDKDGAAEEGDIVTLDYVELDADQNEVAGSERKDFVFTIGSGYNFYQIDKDIVGMKADEEKTFEKTYGEDATVEGYAGKTITLKVAMKAVKTREVPALDDEFAQDVKEEYKTVEDLVKATREKLEASLQAKLEEVKLNSLSDELLKNVSIAVPKSMIDMEVEQSWKRYVRQTGLTEDQIMKFLDYQHKTKEELTEPWRSSAEKSLRIQLIMEQIKEKENFALDEEELNKACEEQLKDITDEEQRTYYRSMIEDDMKFQKIGPFLQEKNTFVDGDVVSYSDFMDESYGA, encoded by the coding sequence ATGGGCCGAAAGGATGAGGATAGCATGATCGCTGACAAAAGTATCAAAGAACTGGAGAATTCCTCCGTCGCGCTGACGGTCACTGTGACCGCTGACACTATTGAAGAGGGCTACAAAGCCGCTTTGGGCAAGTATGCAAAAGATGTCCAGCTCAAGGGTTTTCGAAAAGGTAAGGCACCGATTTCCGTACTCGAAGGGAAATTTGGCACTGCCATCCGTGAAGAAAGCACATTCAATACCATAGAGGAAGCACTTAAAGAAGCTCTCGAGGCAACTGAAGACAAGTATAAACCCCTTTCTTACAGTACTCCTGAACTTCAGGATGAGGAAACGCTTATGCCTTTCAAGGCGAATAGCGATATCACCTTTACGGTCCATTATGACGTAATGCCTACCTTTGCATTGCCAACCTATACTGGTTTGACTGTCTCCGTTCCCAAGGTTTCCGTCTCTGATGAGGACGTAACCAAGGAAATCGACAAGTTGCGTGACCAGAATGCAATGGTAATTGACAAAGACGGTGCTGCTGAAGAAGGGGATATCGTTACCCTCGACTATGTGGAACTTGATGCCGACCAGAATGAAGTTGCCGGTTCAGAACGCAAGGATTTCGTATTCACCATCGGAAGTGGCTACAACTTCTACCAGATTGACAAAGACATCGTCGGGATGAAAGCCGATGAAGAGAAAACCTTTGAAAAGACCTATGGTGAAGATGCAACGGTTGAAGGGTATGCTGGAAAGACCATTACCTTGAAAGTTGCAATGAAGGCCGTCAAAACCCGTGAAGTCCCCGCTCTTGATGACGAGTTTGCACAAGATGTAAAGGAAGAGTACAAGACTGTCGAGGACCTCGTAAAGGCAACCAGGGAAAAGCTTGAGGCTTCTCTCCAGGCAAAGCTTGAGGAAGTCAAACTCAACTCACTCTCTGATGAACTGTTGAAGAATGTTTCCATTGCAGTTCCCAAGAGCATGATTGACATGGAAGTTGAGCAGAGCTGGAAGCGTTATGTCCGTCAGACCGGACTTACCGAAGACCAGATCATGAAATTCCTCGATTACCAGCACAAGACCAAGGAAGAACTCACTGAACCCTGGAGATCATCAGCTGAGAAATCTCTCCGCATCCAGTTGATCATGGAACAGATCAAGGAAAAGGAAAACTTTGCCCTTGATGAGGAAGAACTCAACAAAGCCTGTGAAGAGCAGTTGAAAGACATCACCGACGAAGAGCAGAGAACCTACTACCGTTCGATGATCGAAGATGACATGAAATTCCAGAAAATCGGACCCTTCCTCCAGGAAAAAAATACATTCGTTGATGGAGACGTTGTTTCATACAGCGACTTCATGGACGAAAGCTATGGCGCCTAA
- a CDS encoding ATP-dependent Clp protease proteolytic subunit, which translates to MNLDHEKMQSSIPMVVEQSGVGERAYDIFSRLLKDRIIFLDGEINDGTADLVVAQLLFLEAEDPKKDISLYINSPGGSVTAGLAIYDTMQYLRSDVQTICMGQAASMAALLLAGGKEGKRYILPSARVMIHQPWGGVEGQSTDISIHAKEIGRLKKLTIDIFVEHTHKSPEQVSKDVERDFFLSADDAVTYGIVDNVMRRSK; encoded by the coding sequence ATGAATTTAGACCACGAAAAGATGCAATCATCAATACCGATGGTAGTCGAACAGTCTGGCGTCGGGGAACGGGCCTACGATATTTTCAGCAGGTTGCTGAAAGACAGAATCATATTTCTCGATGGGGAGATCAATGACGGAACGGCAGACCTTGTTGTTGCCCAGTTGCTTTTCCTTGAGGCCGAAGATCCCAAAAAAGATATCAGCCTCTACATCAACAGCCCAGGAGGCAGTGTAACTGCCGGCTTGGCAATTTACGATACCATGCAATATCTAAGAAGCGATGTACAGACAATCTGTATGGGACAGGCTGCAAGCATGGCCGCCCTTTTGCTTGCCGGTGGCAAGGAAGGGAAACGCTACATCCTTCCCTCTGCCCGTGTCATGATTCACCAGCCCTGGGGCGGGGTTGAAGGACAATCGACAGATATCAGTATCCATGCAAAAGAAATTGGAAGACTCAAGAAACTTACCATCGATATTTTTGTTGAGCATACCCATAAAAGCCCTGAACAGGTTTCCAAGGATGTGGAACGCGATTTCTTCCTCAGTGCCGACGATGCAGTAACCTACGGTATCGTCGACAACGTAATGAGAAGGAGCAAATAA